In a genomic window of Aggregatimonas sangjinii:
- the leuD gene encoding 3-isopropylmalate dehydratase small subunit, translating to MAYEKFKILKTTAVPLPIENVDTDQIIPARFLKATTREGFGDNLFRDWRYNQDNTLKEDFVLNDATYSGKILVGGKNFGSGSSREHAAWAVYDYGFRCVISSFFADIFRGNCLNIGVLPVQVSPEFLQKIFAAIEADPNTEFEVSLPEQKVTILATGESESFDINEYKKGNMTHGFDDIDYLLNIKKDIEAFAKNTPL from the coding sequence ATGGCCTACGAAAAATTCAAAATACTAAAAACTACAGCGGTACCACTGCCGATCGAAAACGTGGATACCGACCAGATCATTCCGGCGCGCTTCTTGAAGGCGACGACACGTGAAGGGTTTGGGGACAATTTATTCCGTGACTGGCGGTACAATCAGGACAATACCCTCAAAGAAGATTTTGTATTGAACGATGCGACCTATAGCGGGAAGATTCTCGTTGGGGGTAAAAACTTCGGATCGGGTTCTTCACGGGAACATGCGGCCTGGGCGGTGTATGATTACGGCTTCCGTTGTGTGATCTCGAGCTTTTTTGCCGATATCTTTAGAGGGAACTGCCTGAACATAGGTGTGTTGCCCGTACAAGTGAGCCCTGAATTTCTACAGAAGATATTCGCGGCCATCGAAGCGGACCCCAATACGGAATTCGAGGTGAGCCTCCCGGAACAGAAAGTTACGATTTTGGCGACTGGTGAAAGCGAGTCCTTCGACATCAACGAATACAAGAAAGGCAATATGACCCATGGCTTCGATGATATCGACTATTTGTTGAACATCAAAAAAGATATAGAGGCTTTTGCCAAAAACACCCCGCTTTAG
- the leuC gene encoding 3-isopropylmalate dehydratase large subunit, which yields MSAKKTLFDKVWDSHVVHHIENGPDVLFIDRHMVHEVTSPVAFLGLKNRGIPVMHPEKTFATADHNTPTINQHLPVADPLSAHQLKMLKENANEYGISYWGLGHEKNGIVHVVGPEYGITQPGATIVCGDSHTSTHGAFGAIAFGIGTSEVEMVLATQCIMQPKPKRMRINITGELQYGVTPKDVALFIISRLTTSGATGYFVEYAGDVFTNMTMEGRMTVCNLSIEMGARGGMIAPDETTFHYIKGREFTPKGEAWNKAMDYWQTLYTDPDAIFDKELTFDGSLIEPMITYGTNPGMGMGISNDIPTSSMVQGGASTYKKSLQYMQFDEGDSMIGKPIDFVFLGSCTNGRIEDFRAFASIVKGKKKADHVTAWLVPGSHKVEAAIKEEGILDILTEAGFELREPGCSACLAMNDDKVPPGKLAVSTSNRNFEGRQGPGSRTLLASPLVAAAAAVTGRVTDPRELMQKEMA from the coding sequence CCCGATGTATTGTTCATCGACCGCCATATGGTTCATGAAGTAACGAGTCCTGTCGCCTTTCTGGGATTAAAGAACAGGGGGATTCCGGTCATGCACCCGGAAAAAACCTTTGCTACCGCAGACCATAACACCCCGACCATCAACCAGCATTTACCCGTCGCTGATCCGCTTTCGGCACATCAGTTGAAAATGCTTAAGGAGAATGCCAACGAGTATGGTATTTCGTATTGGGGATTAGGACATGAAAAAAATGGCATTGTACACGTAGTGGGTCCGGAATACGGCATTACCCAACCCGGGGCCACCATCGTTTGTGGGGATTCCCATACGTCAACACACGGGGCTTTCGGAGCCATTGCCTTCGGTATCGGAACTTCGGAAGTAGAGATGGTCTTGGCGACGCAATGCATTATGCAACCGAAGCCCAAAAGAATGCGCATTAATATTACAGGGGAATTGCAATACGGCGTTACCCCAAAAGATGTCGCTTTGTTTATCATCTCCCGATTGACTACCTCGGGTGCCACGGGCTATTTCGTGGAATACGCGGGGGACGTTTTCACCAATATGACCATGGAAGGGCGTATGACCGTCTGTAACCTGAGTATTGAAATGGGCGCACGTGGCGGGATGATCGCTCCCGACGAAACCACGTTCCATTACATAAAAGGACGCGAATTTACACCCAAAGGGGAAGCCTGGAACAAGGCGATGGATTACTGGCAGACACTATATACCGACCCGGATGCCATTTTCGATAAAGAATTGACCTTCGACGGTTCCTTGATCGAACCCATGATCACTTACGGTACGAATCCGGGAATGGGAATGGGCATATCGAATGATATCCCGACTTCCAGTATGGTACAAGGCGGGGCTTCCACATATAAGAAGTCATTGCAGTACATGCAGTTCGACGAAGGCGATTCGATGATCGGAAAACCCATCGATTTTGTGTTCTTGGGAAGTTGCACCAATGGAAGAATAGAGGATTTCAGGGCATTTGCCTCCATCGTAAAAGGCAAAAAGAAGGCGGACCATGTTACGGCCTGGCTCGTACCCGGAAGCCATAAAGTAGAAGCGGCCATTAAGGAAGAAGGCATTCTGGATATTCTTACCGAAGCCGGCTTTGAGCTTCGTGAACCCGGTTGCTCGGCCTGTTTGGCCATGAACGACGATAAAGTTCCTCCTGGCAAACTGGCGGTAAGTACCTCCAACAGAAATTTCGAAGGCCGTCAAGGTCCTGGTTCCAGAACACTATTGGCGAGTCCGTTAGTGGCGGCAGCTGCGGCGGTTACGGGAAGGGTCACGGATCCTCGGGAGTTGATGCAAAAAGAAATGGCTTAG
- a CDS encoding four helix bundle protein, which produces MRNFRNYKVWEQGHAITLAVYKETQRFPKSEEFGLKGQMRRAAYSIPSNIAEGCGRESDAEFKRFLIISQGSASELEYFLILSRDLEYIDEATYQEMDNEVNKTKRSINNLVNKV; this is translated from the coding sequence ATGAGAAATTTTAGAAATTACAAAGTTTGGGAACAAGGGCATGCCATAACACTTGCCGTGTATAAAGAAACACAACGATTTCCAAAATCGGAAGAATTCGGACTCAAAGGTCAAATGAGAAGAGCGGCATACTCCATTCCCTCAAATATTGCAGAGGGCTGTGGTAGGGAGTCTGATGCTGAATTCAAAAGATTTTTGATTATTTCACAAGGCTCGGCCAGCGAATTGGAATACTTTCTAATACTATCGAGGGATTTAGAATATATCGATGAGGCTACGTATCAAGAAATGGATAACGAAGTCAACAAGACAAAGAGAAGCATCAATAACCTAGTAAATAAAGTATAA